GTAGCCGAAGCCGAATGTCTTGTCCAGGAAGGCCCACAGGAAGACGAACCCCGTCAGGACCCGCAGTCCGGCGAACGCGTACGCACGGGTCGCCGTCGCGGCGGCGGTCGTCTCGGCGTCGGAGGCGGGAGCCGTCCCGGTCCTGCGCAGGGACGGGAAACGGAATCCCAGGTGCCGGGTGGGGTGGTCGTGCACTGCCATGATGCTCATCCCTTTCGAGGGGGTGCGACGCGCAGAATGCGATGGACGACTCTTGTTGCACCTTCAATGTCCCGTCCCGGCGACGCCCTTCGGAGGGGCTGCATGGCCCGGGACTGCGGGCCGAACGGCCCTCCGTCCCGGGCCCGTTGGCTTCCGTCATCCGTCCCAGGCCCAGTCGGCGACCTCGGGCAGGTCGGTACGATGACGGGGGTGGCCATGGCACGCGGAGCACCGGTTTGTCGGGGTGAGCAGACCGTCGTACCCAAAGTCGCTCATGCCGTGCAACAACGCTGCGGCCGGCAACTCCAGCGTGGGCACATCACCGGTGGCCGCGAGCACCACGTCCGGCTCCCTCTCACCGCTCTCGGTCCCGACCCACTCCCAGATCAGGGCCGACCGGCCCATCCGCCTCGCCCCCGACGCTCGTCTTGAGGACTTCAGGCCTTCGGCACCAGCACCACTGGGCAGTGGGAGTGGTGCAACAGGACGTGCGCGACCGGGCCGAGCTGAGGACCGAGCCGGCCTGCTCGCCGACGCGCGCCGATGACAACGACGCCGGCCTGGCGCGTACGCGTCAGCAGGGCGTGGGACGGGCTGGCGCTTACCGTCCGGCTGTCGACGCCGACCTCGGGATACTCTTCGCGCAGGCGGGCGATGCCGAACCGCGGAACGGCTTCTTCCGCCAGGTCGTCCCGGGCCTGGCGCTCCTGGCCCGAACTCGTCGCGCTCACCGGTGAAGGCAGTTCGGGCGTGGTGCGCCGGTGCGTCGGGGAATGCAGGACGTGCAGCTGGACCCCGCGCCGTGCCGCCTCCTGGAAGGCATAGACGGCTGCGGCCTCGTCGGCGTCGCTCTCCAGACCGAGCAGCACCTCGCGCCCGTCGTCGCAGGGGTGATCCCCGCGGACGACCAGCAGTGGCCCGTGCGCCTCCGCGGCCAGGCGCCAGCTCACCGAACCGGCCAGCAGGCCGCTCACCCCGCCGAACCCCCGGGTGCCCACGACCGTGAGGACCGCGTGCCCGCTCTCTCCCGACAGCGCCCGCACGGCCCCGCCCTCCACTGCCCTCGTCTCCACCGGCAGACCGGGGTGGCGCTCGTGGACCCGCGAGGCGGCCGACGCCAGAACGGGCCCCGCCTCGTCGCGGTCGGCCACGGCGTACACGAT
Above is a window of Streptomyces sp. NBC_00490 DNA encoding:
- a CDS encoding universal stress protein; translation: MPDRHVVVGVDGSLIAVRALDWAVEEAVRRGAALRIVYAVADRDEAGPVLASAASRVHERHPGLPVETRAVEGGAVRALSGESGHAVLTVVGTRGFGGVSGLLAGSVSWRLAAEAHGPLLVVRGDHPCDDGREVLLGLESDADEAAAVYAFQEAARRGVQLHVLHSPTHRRTTPELPSPVSATSSGQERQARDDLAEEAVPRFGIARLREEYPEVGVDSRTVSASPSHALLTRTRQAGVVVIGARRRAGRLGPQLGPVAHVLLHHSHCPVVLVPKA